Within the bacterium genome, the region AACTGGACGCGCGGTGCGTCGCACACGTCAACGTGGACTCTGTCGGCGGCCGGGGCGCGGTCATCAACCCTCACGCCTACGCGATGCCCGAAACCAGCGGGGTGGCCGACCGTGTCATCGGCGAGGTCACCGGCGGACGGTTCGAAGGAGGCCGCGTCGGCCGTGCCGGGGATCAGTCGTTCCTCGGCGTGGGCATCCCCTCGCTGCTCATGAGCCTGTCCGAACAGCCCGCGGACTCGGCCAATGCCAGCCGAGACTTCAACATCCGCACCGGGGGCGCCACAGGAGGACTGGGCTGGTGGTGGCACACCACCGAGGACCTGCCCGACAAGATCGACCCGGATGCTCTTGAGCGTGACTGCAGGATCTATCTCGGAATCGTCCACGCCTTCTGCACAGAGCCGGTCCTGCCGCTGGACTACCAGGCCACGGCACGCGCCTGGCTGAAGAAGCTGCGGGCCCTCAGGCAAGGTGCAGGCCGGCGGGTGGATCTCCGGCCGGCGATTGCCGAGGCGCAGCACCTAGTAAAGGCCACCGAGGCCCTCGGTCGGCTTGCCCGTGGGCTGCGCGCCACACCACGGAAACCGGCGGTGCGCGCACTGAACAACTGCCTGATGGCGCTAGGGCGCGCGCTGATTCCCGCGGATCACACCCAGAGCGGCCGCTTTGACCACGACGCGGCGCTCGAGCAGCATGACACGCCGCTGCTGAATGCGGTCCGCGCGCTGGCAACGGCCGCGCCCGAAGAGGCCAAGCCGCTGGAGGTACGCGCGGTGCGCGACCTGAACGCCGTTCAGTTCGCGCTGTCCCTGGCCGCGGAGCTGGCCGAGGCGACCGTGCGCGAAGTGCGGGGACGGTGAGATTAGGTAACGAGATCGCGCAGTGCCGGTTCCAGTTCGGGCCACCGGAACTGGAACCCGTGCGCCTGTAGTTTGGCGGGAGTTGCCCTCTGGCTGGCCAGCATCATCTCATCGGCCACCGCGCCACTCACCAAGCGTAGCGCCCACGCCGGCACGCGCATGACTGCCGGGCGCCCCAGCGCGGCCGCCAGCGTACGGGTAAACACCTGATTAGTAACTGGCACGGGTGAGGCGACGTTCACCGGCCCTTCCAGCGCAGTGATCCGTACCGCTGCCAGTAGAGCGGCCGCGACGTCATCCACGTGAATCCAGCTCCACCACTGCCGTCCGCTTCCCAACGGGCCACCGAGCCCCGCACGGAAGAGCGGCAACGTCGTCCGTACCACGCCCCCGTCACGGGCCAGCACGATCCCGAACCGGGTGCTCACAACGCGCGTCCCGGCCGATGAAGCGCGCCGTGCCTCATCCTCCCAGGCCCGAGCGACGTCGGCCAGGAAACCAATGCCGGGTGGGGACGACTCGTCCAGCACCTCATCGCCCCGGTCCCCGTAGTATCCGATCGCAGAGGCCGAGACCAACACAGGGGGAACGGCTGAAGCACTGAGGATAGTGTCTACTATCAAGCGCGTGGATCGGACGCGGCTGCCGAGGATCTCTCTTCGCACCGCCGGGGTCCACCGAAGGGCGGCGATGCTCCGACCGGCAAGGTTCACCACGGCGTCTGCGCCGTCGAAGGCCCGCGGATCCAGCGTGCCGGCATCCGGATCCCAAGTCACCTCGCCGAATCCTGCCTGGGGACGCCGCACGAGCCGGCGGACCTCTGCCCCCTGTTCGCGCAGGGCACGGACCAGCGCCCTGCCGATCGGCCCCGATGCCCCGGCAGTGATTACACGCAGCATCTATCTGAGGGGGAAATGAGGTGGCGGGAGCGACGGGATTTGAACCCGCGGTCTCCTGCGTGACAGGCAGGTGTGTTAAACCAGGCTACACCACGCCCCCGCGAGGGAATTGCACTCCCGCCGAAAACCATTCTATGCTTGCCCCCAGTGTGTGTCAACGCGCCTGACCCGCATACGCCTCCGCGCACGCTGCCTACCGATCAATCCGCAGCAAGAGCGTTAGCGTTCGGCCACTGTAGGCCGGGCCTTCGATGTGGATTTGTATCTGGTCGGCCTGCCGGAGCGCGATCAGTCCGTCCGGCTGTATCGAGGTAGAATCTGCGCCGCCCGAGAACTGGATCCGTGAGGGCTCCCCTCGATCGAGGCGCCTGAGGAAAAGGTGCTGCCCCACGCGGGCCCGGATCGTGCGCGGCCCCTCGGCACGCGGCCCGCGCACGGGATCCACCGTATACGAGATGACCACGGTCCCGGCAGGCATGGGCGGCAGATACTGGCTGCCGAGGTCCTCTGCCTCCCAACCGGCCGCGCCCCACCGGTACAGCCGGTCGGTATCGCCGCGCGACTCCAGCAGCCCTTCGGGCACGAACCTGACCCCACCACCGAACAGACCATCCTGCTCCAGGGTGATGCGCAGTCCTCCTGAACGCTGCTGCACCACTATGTAGTCAAGAAATCCCCCCGAACCCGCCCGAGTGGCAAAGACCGCGGCCAGCGGCGCCTCTTCGGCCGGGCGTCCGATCTGGATGGGCAGCCACCCGCCTCCCATGTTGCGCCGCAGTACCTGCGTGTAGCGCCCGCCCTTGCCCATGGCAGATACTACGGCCACGGCCACGGCCGGTTTATCATCCTGGGCCGGGAAAGTGATGGCGGCGATCATCTCGTCGCGCCCGTCGCCGGTCAGGTCGGCGTGCACGATCTCTTCAGTTCTTGCGCCCTCAGGCAACCGTGCCGCGCTCTGCGTTGCCTGCGGCCGGTCGGTCCCCGAGGGCCGCGGCGCCTGGCAGCCGGCGAGCACGCCGCTGAGGACAAGAAACATGGAAACCATTCCCAGCCGGTTCCGCACGGTAGCCTCCCGGGGTGCCGGATGCCGAACCGTTCGCGAGGGGTGTTCCCGCAACCTGCCGGCGCAAGGCGACGAGGAGCACCCTCAGCTCAGCAGGGCGATCACGCGATCGCCAAAGCCGGCCGTGGAAAGAGCAGGGCCGCCGCCGGCCAAGTCGGCCGTCCTGGCTCCGCTGGCCAGAGCGCGTTCCACGGCCGTCTCGACAAGGGCAGCCTCCTCGGCCAGGCCCAGCGCGTATCGGAGCAGCAGGGCCGCGCTCAGGATGGCGCCGGAGGGGTTGGCAAGCCCGCGCCCTGCGATGTCCGGCGCGGTGCCGTGCACCGGCTCGTAGAGCGATGGTCCTTCAGCGCCCAGGCTGGCCGAGGGCAGGAGGCCGAGCGATCCAACCAACCCCGCACCCAGGTCACTCAGGATGTCACCAAACATGTTCTCCATCACGAGCACGTCGAACGCCGACGGCCTCCGCACCATCTGCATGGCGGCGCTGTCCACAAGCATGTGGTCAAGCGTCACATCAGGGTAGTCCAGGGCAACCTCGTCTACCACCTCGCGCCAGAGCTGTGAGGAGTGCAGCACATTGGCCTTGTCCACCGAGGTGACGCGGCCGCGACGCAACCCGGCGGCCTCGAACGCCACCCGGGCGACGCGGCTAATCTCCTCCTCGGAGTAGATGAGCGTGTCTACCGCTGTCCGTTGTCCGTTCGTGGTAGTCCGGCCGCGGGGCTCGCCGAAGTAGAGCCCGCCGGTCAACTCCCGGACTATAAGGAAGTCGGTTCCCTCCAGCGCCTCGGGCCGGAGCGGCGACGCGGCGGCAACCCCGCCAAATGCGCGCACCGGGCGCAGGTTGGCGTACAGCCGCAGCTCCCGGCGCAGGGCAAGCAACCCTGCTTCAGGCCGCCGGTCGGGCGGCAGACCGTCCCACTCCGGGCCGCCCACCGCGCCCAGCAGGACCGCGTCCGCGCGGCGGCACGCGTCGAGCGTGGCGGCCGGAAGGGGCGGATGACCCCCACTCAGCGCGGCCGCGCCGAAAGGGGCTTCCTCAAAGGAGAGAACATGCCCTCGCGCTGCCGCGACGGCGCGCAGAACCTTCACCGCCTCCGCGGTGACCTCGGGGCCTACCCCGTCACCGGGTAGGACTGCGATGCGCGCCCGCACCTGCTCCCCCATCTCCCTAGATCCCTGCCGGGCGGGGCGAGGCGACCAGCAGCGCGTATTCAAGGCTGCTGGCCAGGGCGATGGCGCTGGCCAGGACAACGTTCTCGGACACGCCCACGGTTCCCCAGTGCCGGTGGCCGTCGGTGGAGGTGATCAGCACGCGCACGCGCGCCGCGGCGGCCGCATCGGCGTCCAGAACCCGAACCTTGTAGTCCACCAGCCGCACGCGCGCAAGCTCCGGGTGGAACCGCTCCAGCGCCACACGGAGCGCACGGTCCAGCGCGTGGACCGGCCCGTTGCCCTCGGCGGAAGAGCCGGCCTCCTGGCCGTGCACCGAGACGCGGACGATTGCCCGCGAAGTGCACTCGGCGGCGGCGTGATCCACCGCGATGTGGAACGCCTTGATCTCGAACCCCGGCTCGTGGCCCATCACCGCGCGGCGTAGCAGCAGTTCGAACGAGGCCTCGGCACCCTCGAACTGGTACCCTTCCTGCTCGAGCCGCTTGAGGTCGTCGAGCGCCGCCTGCACCTCGGGTCGTGACCGGTCGAGGCGAAGACCGATCTCGCCGGCCTTGTGGAGCAGCGTGGCGCGTCCGGAGAGGTCGCTGACCACCACGCGCCGCCCGTTGCCGACCACCTCCGGCGCAACGTGCTCGTACATCACCGGGTCAATCATCACCGCGCTGGCGTGCACGCCGCCCTTGTGCGCAAACGCGTTCGCTCCAACGTAGGGCTGGTAGTCGTTGGGAGCCATGTTCGCCAGTTCGGCGACCAGCCGGCTCGTCTCGGTGAAGCGCGCCAGCGCCTCTGGAGCCAGCGCACGCAGACCCATCTTGAGGCGCAGGCCCGGAACCACGGAACACAGGTTTGCGTTGCCGCTGCGCTCGCCGTAGCCGTTGATCGTGCCCTGCACGTGGACGCATCCGGCCCCCACTGCGGCCAGGGTGTTGGCCACCGCCAGCTCGGCGTCGTTGTGTGCGTGGATGCCGACGGGGCCGCCGATCTCGCGTAGCACCAGCCGTACGCCCTCCTGGATCTCCGCCGGCAGGCTGCCGCCGTTCGTGTCGCAGAGTACCAGGCAGTCGGCGCCGGCCGCCTGCGCCGCCCGGAGCGTGGCCACAGCGTAGTGGCGGTCGGCCTTC harbors:
- a CDS encoding TIGR01777 family oxidoreductase, with the translated sequence MLRVITAGASGPIGRALVRALREQGAEVRRLVRRPQAGFGEVTWDPDAGTLDPRAFDGADAVVNLAGRSIAALRWTPAVRREILGSRVRSTRLIVDTILSASAVPPVLVSASAIGYYGDRGDEVLDESSPPGIGFLADVARAWEDEARRASSAGTRVVSTRFGIVLARDGGVVRTTLPLFRAGLGGPLGSGRQWWSWIHVDDVAAALLAAVRITALEGPVNVASPVPVTNQVFTRTLAAALGRPAVMRVPAWALRLVSGAVADEMMLASQRATPAKLQAHGFQFRWPELEPALRDLVT
- the leuB gene encoding 3-isopropylmalate dehydrogenase, giving the protein MRARIAVLPGDGVGPEVTAEAVKVLRAVAAARGHVLSFEEAPFGAAALSGGHPPLPAATLDACRRADAVLLGAVGGPEWDGLPPDRRPEAGLLALRRELRLYANLRPVRAFGGVAAASPLRPEALEGTDFLIVRELTGGLYFGEPRGRTTTNGQRTAVDTLIYSEEEISRVARVAFEAAGLRRGRVTSVDKANVLHSSQLWREVVDEVALDYPDVTLDHMLVDSAAMQMVRRPSAFDVLVMENMFGDILSDLGAGLVGSLGLLPSASLGAEGPSLYEPVHGTAPDIAGRGLANPSGAILSAALLLRYALGLAEEAALVETAVERALASGARTADLAGGGPALSTAGFGDRVIALLS
- the cimA gene encoding citramalate synthase; the protein is MNRVTVYDTTLRDGAQAAGVAFSVEDKLRIARRLDDLGFDYVEGGWPGSNPKDMAFFERARALTWRHARIAAFGSTRRPSARAQDDPNLQILIEAGTPAVTIFGKSWDLHVRSGLRTSLEENLAMIGESVAHLRAAGREVIYDAEHFFDGLKADRHYAVATLRAAQAAGADCLVLCDTNGGSLPAEIQEGVRLVLREIGGPVGIHAHNDAELAVANTLAAVGAGCVHVQGTINGYGERSGNANLCSVVPGLRLKMGLRALAPEALARFTETSRLVAELANMAPNDYQPYVGANAFAHKGGVHASAVMIDPVMYEHVAPEVVGNGRRVVVSDLSGRATLLHKAGEIGLRLDRSRPEVQAALDDLKRLEQEGYQFEGAEASFELLLRRAVMGHEPGFEIKAFHIAVDHAAAECTSRAIVRVSVHGQEAGSSAEGNGPVHALDRALRVALERFHPELARVRLVDYKVRVLDADAAAAARVRVLITSTDGHRHWGTVGVSENVVLASAIALASSLEYALLVASPRPAGI